TTAATTCCTGTTTGGACCGGCTGACGGCCGTCGGGTAAGGCGCTCGTCAGCCGCTCCTTGGCACCCACTGGCCTTTGTCGCCTTGCAGGCGACCCGGTGATAAGAAAATGGAGGATGCGCGAGCCAAAAAGAAAGTTCCGCTTGTGAGCTACACGGCCACGAGCCTGCACGAGAAAGGCGTTCTGCTGGAGATCCAGGACCTGCCCCCCACTCAGTGAGTGTGCTCGCGGTGGTTGgtttgaagaaataaaactggTCAGCGCTAAGAGGAGCAATTTGGCCTTAGCTTTCATGAAGAAAATCAAAGACGGACTCAAAAGATGGTGCTCCTCATCCGGCCAGATGCCACCAAGTTGCAACGCCTGGTGGCGCTTTGGcccctttttaaaaagaaagctgCTGCGTCTAATCGTACTTTTCTTACACGTTAGCATGTGGGACCCTACTGGTTGGAGACGATCGCCAGCAAGTAACGCTCCTCAAATATCGTATTCATAGATAAAGACATTGAAATGTCACCACCAGTTGGATAGTATGactattcaaaataaataagtacaAATAGATTGCATTTTGAGTGAATATGCACAATTGAGTCATCACCAAATCCAACCAGAAGAGTTGAGCCTTCTCATAACGCCGCTGTCTTCTCTCTTTTGGCTGAAGGTTCAAGAATGTGGTCTTCGATATCACCAACGGTGCAGAAAAAGGAAGCTTCCTTGTCAAAGCTCGCTTCCTCGGCGTGGACATGGAAGAATTCTACATCAAATACCAGGTAACGCTAAGCGCGTGTCAATGCAGAGCCAGCCGTCAATCGCTCGTGTGCCTCAAGGACCTCCTCCAGCTGCAGTACGACGGTGTGGCGGTGATGAAGATGTTTGACAAAGCCAAAGTCAACGTCAACTTGCTCATATTCCTCCTCAACAAAAAGTTcttcaacaaatgaaaaataaacctTGGGGAGCttactttgttttcatctttcaATTGATCCACAGATAACCACCATCACTTTTGTACTGTGTACATATTTGTATCTTTCTTCACATTTGTTAAGAACTGTCCTGTGCGAGACAAAACATGGAAGTGTTTTTTGACAAGCACGTGTGGACAGTACAACATGCATGTGGCCATGTGGCACTCGCGTGTGCTCCTTGCGAATACCAATGTGCGCTCAGGCGAAAAGCTCATCAATAGAAACCCATGCCGAAAACAAGTCAGCATCGAAAAACGTGACTGGCCAAAGAAACGTCTTTTCAGCTGAAGTAGAAGCATAATAAGCCTTCAGTGACTTGTCGTGCCACCTTGGGGAAGTAAATCAATCGATTGATCGAACGAGCGAAAAATCAAGATTGTCAGCAAATGAACAATAAGCCTATCTTGTCTAGTGTTCTAAGTTATCGAAAATATTTTAACCCAGCAGGGGTCTGCCCACTTTTTAGCCCCACCCCCTCCAGCTCAGTGGTCTTGTGGTatgagtgtccgccctgagactgggaggTCGTGGTTTCGATCCCCGGCCGAGTCATACTGAAAAGATTATAAAAGAAATGGAACCcgatgcctccctgcttgacactcagcattaagggttggattgGGTATGCTGTAAGGAGCTGCGCCCCACAGTCATTACTAATGCGCAATGTATAGCTTCTACTATGGAAGCTCGTCTGAGGACGACCACTCTCCCCTCTCACTCGCCTCCACTTGCCAGCCGTTTTCGTTGTACCCAAAACAGCTAGGTTCCTCTGTTCCCGTGCCAGGTTTTTGGGGCCCTGCGGTCACATTGGAACCATTCCTCAGAACGAACCAGCGGGCCGTGTCGTCACTATCCTCTGATTGGCCGACAGATGTTGGGCGTCAACTCTATTGCGCACGCCCGTTGCCTGCTTTCGAGTCAATCGGCCACCGTCAACTCGTTAAGCTGTAGAAACGTGTTATGTTTTTTCATATTGACTATTTCATGTGTACAGATTGAAGAATTATTCAAACttgtggataaaaaaaaaaaaagaaaaacattagcAGGCAGCGCACATCGCGAGCTCTCCATTCAAATGAACAAGCAGTGATCCCGCAAAACCTTCCGGTGGTCTTGAGACCGACGAAGACGTCCTCCAGCCGGAGCCTCAGCAGTCCCCCGGCCCGACGGTCACAGCTTCTACCTCAGATGATGAAAAGATATCAAACACATAAGCTCCACCCATCAACACTCTGTCGGCCTGAGCTAAGATAGATCTGATCCACGTTGAGAACACATATTTTGCCAAATACTTAAGCTGACACatcaatatacagtatgtatattGCCCCTTTGTGTGTCTAATTAGGAAAGTGACGTGATCAAACATGGCAAAGCCTGTGCTAAAGAGATGTTTCTTAGCGGGACACCCCGTTGAAGAGCAGAAACGGTTGGCCCATCCATGAAGATGTCAATCACCGTTTGACTCCATGACCTTCTCAGCCAGAATCTCTTGGAAGGTGGAGAGCTGCTTCATCTGCTCCGTCTGCATGGAGTGCCTCCTcgtgagcttttttttcaccttgaAGTCGGGACCGCGTTTGGGCGAAGCTGGGACCACGGGAACCCAGATTTTGTGAGCGCCGTGGACCGGCGAGGGGGGCTTGCTGTTGCAGCGGATATCTGGGATGGGTCTCTGGAGGTTGATGTTGAGCGGTGGCAGGAAACCGGGCCTGGTGTGGGCGATGCGATCCAGGAGTAAGGTGCCGGAGCCGCGCCGCTCCAGGAGTCCGGGGCTCCGGCGACGCGCTGCCGCAGGGGACACGGGGTTGGGGATGTTCTCAAGAGACTCCCGAGATGAGCTGGCGACCAGGGAAAGGGGGGACGCATTGTACCTCCTCCGCTCCACAGACACCCGCCTAGATTCAGGGGATGCGGGGATGGATTCTGGGCCCGCGTGCCCGTCAGCCTCGTAATACTCCGTCCGGGTCAGTTTGGGATATACCAAGCTCTGTGGACCGGCGGCGTGTTCTTGGGACTCCGGCGGTGGTTTCCTGCAATGTAACGTTTGGTGCTGCTGAACCTTGTCCACCCAGGAGGAGTGGGTGAGGACCTCGGAGCAGGGCTGCTCCATGCCTTCTGGGGAACAAGGCTCGTGGGTCTCGATGCTGTGTCGGCGTGACAACTGAGGTCTGGCAGACTCGCTGAGGCACAGTCCGTTTATTCGATGACTGAGACGGCAGACGCCCTCCGCTTCCTCCAGAAGCCCCCTGACGCTCTCCTGAGGAAGCCCGCCCGAGGCAAAGGGGGCCACCAGACCCCAAGGCTCTGAGTTGAGCCTCTTGAGCAGCTTGCGAGGAggtgccgctgccgccgccgctctcTTGTCTCCCTGAGGCCTGCTGTCGAGTAGCGGCAACGCAGAGGCCAGCGGGAAGCTGAAGATTCGATCCTCATCTCCTCCCGTGTCGCACCCCGCCGGAGATGAGGTGACGATCTCCACGTCCGATGGAGACATGCAGGCGGCGGGTGTGCACTCGGGGGACACCTTGTCGGCCACGCCCGGAGACGGAGGAGAGTTTAGGTACTGCTTTGTCTTTTTGGTACCGGATGGTGACGTGTCGgtagtgatgatgatgacctcCTTGCCTTTGGCCCTGCAGGCATCCAGCAGGACCTGCAGGGTGTCACGGTCACCCTTGTTCAGGGCATGCATGAGGGCCGAGCATCCCGAGTAGTCTTTGAGACTGGGGTCGGCCCCATTCTCCATCAAGAGGGAGACGGCTTCCTTCCCGGCCTGCTTGGCGCAGGCGTGCATCAAGGCCGTTCTGCCGCTCTTGTCTGGGATGTTGGGGTCAGCACCCTTCTCCAGCAAGTAGCGCACCATGCGCAGGCGGGTCTGAGGGTCCTCGTAGTCGGCCAGGCAGGCCGCTGACACCGGGGTTTGGCCTAGCTCGTTCCCCTCATTGACGTAGGCCCCGCCCTCCAGCAGCAGACGGGTCAGCCTCAGCTTCCCCTGGAAGACGGCTTTGAGGAGGGCGTTGCCTTCCATCTGCGGCCGCTCCGCGTCTCCCATGGTCAGGAGGTCTTTTCAAGATGTTGCCGGACCTGGGGAAGGAGCCCAGAGAAAGTGTTGGTGGGTTTCGCTgtaggtgttttttttgtcattccgTCTCTGGTCATCTTAGCAAAGCAACAAGTGCCAAATGCTTCAAAACATTGCCCTCCCATCTGGGGCAGACTGGTTCTGTTTGGAAGCCGCCATTTTCGCGTGCGTAAACGGCGACGTCGCCAGGCCAAGACCAATCTGCACACTCCCATTACAGCGTGTTGCGATGGGCGAAAGGAACAGAGCACCTCTGCCAATCGGAGCCCCTCATTCCGATCGATGTGGTGCTTTAAGTGGCCAGTCTGGGGTACCAGCACTTCTCAATGTTCGCCTCTAGCTATCATGCCGCCAATTTTTCAGAATGAGCCCACAGTACCTTCTCTTCTGTGTTATGCTTTGTGCCACAGTCGCTGGTGGTCTTGGGGTACATttgcctctctctctgtctctctgtccctgtctctctctctctcactctctctccctctctagGCATACCGGGCACTTCTACGCACTTAAAGCACTGGATTGAGGTGTTTAGATGGAGCATTTTCATTCGATTTGGTCGCCACGGGAACCTGGCTAGTGACATCGCGGTGACAGGTTTATGTAacagtgacatcacagttgcgtTTGTGATGTCACCTTgcagggacgtgcggtcagaggaggcaagggaggccgtgcctcccctgccatcatgaaaaggggaaaaaccaaattcaattgtttttattatgaagtcattttccttttaatttcagtagttttgtatcattttgaaccaaaatcgcagaatttttatagttgttaaaaccgaagacgagtCGCTCGGAGCAGGCAACTTCctgccttgcctcctctgaggattgcgtaatcacacggctgcctatgctgacaggctatgcagttagactgaactgctgtctgtctctatgtcgctgtttaagtgttcaaacactgtggctatattaacAAATTGCTGATGTATATAATAcctagtgttttttgtcatctgtttgtaacgtcgtgtttctttagatgaacaaaTCGGCTTTGAAAAAAGACCCAAAGGAGGCAACGAAAACAagttctccagccttatggcagggagtgctagtgatcccgggatgcttcatgcgcccacctgtagaataagtgatctccagttcaaatttacggtgaacaactgaggagcagtcgtccatttatttcgttttacattcggatttttttgtttttacatttcgttttacaatggaggattacatatGCAAACtcaaacgattttcaactatTGATTTTCGGTtgaagcaggaggtcatcagtaaaggaagaccaactccggagttaaaaggtttaattcggacaacgggacttcggagcatgtcttttcaaacggagtggtacgcacgatcgaaaacaagtttttgtttccatgtgctttattgagtgtttttatgtgtgaagactgctgatatgggagtttaattaaaatagttcaaattaaataatgaataagctaccgtaaattccggactataagccgcaccggactataagccgcaccagctaaaattgggggatattttagtttttttcttatataagccgcaccggactataagccgcacgtgcacacgcgtctttttacaaagaaagaccgttcacagaaagcctttttaaagttttaataacatactttaacatgtctttctaaacattgcctgtgacgcagcagtagtaccgcagcaacacggaagtgtgcacgcgagttattaacaaagaaagactggacacagaaagcttttttaaagttttaataacataccttaacatttctttccaaacactgcccgtgacgcggcagtaataccgcagcaacacggaagtaacacaagactaatagggctggattaaaaaaaacatacccggtaaaagtcactgagacgcggcggtaacacagcagcaacacggtagtacagcaccaacatggctcgttaaaaaacataccagtaaaagtaaaaaaagagcttcatcgtcttcatcttcctcctgtgcactgaaaccatcgaagtcttcctcctcagcgtccgattggaatagcgttagatatccttcgcctcacactttctcagtctctctttcgtcgtcgcttttatgcatttcttcgagtgtgatgagggtctgttcatgctaattttattcatgcacgaagcgctaaattatattaaactagcgagcgacacgtatagctccatagtagacgggaccacgaaataaagaaaagggtgacgtaacagaatgtcatcaacatcgactgactttagcttaaaagcggcatcatatgcatttcttttgtcccccataatgacggtttgtgtataaaagctccctttcagtaatgtccgtcttgatctcgttctgtctcttcttcgtgtgaattatacgcctatcaaaacacaaactagcacgtcttcttcggcgcattatctcttcttcgtctgtctcgctcttgcttcctgctagagcgccccggaggccgtaaaaatccataaatacgccgcgccgccatttaagctctatttccctctttgacagccaaatcgattgcttttaacttaaaagctgcatcaaatgcatttcttcgtgtgttttccatgatgagggtgtgtgcgtgatgcgcgaaatgttcaaaacacaaactagcacgtcttcttcggcgcattatctcttcttcgtctgtgtcgctcttgcttcctgctagagcgccccctggaggccgtaaaaatccataaatacgccgcgccgccatttaagcctcggggttcaaagtaaccttctgaataaaatgcattaaaagttcacgttcattacaacttgtttttggtgagcaaaatgtcagaagaattgaatttaaatgctgattgattgggttttaatacaatgcagatggtccaaacagcgccactgctttgtgtaatctctgagtcacatggcagagtaagagaaagggtttagagccctttaacgcaggtcacctagcgtgcattcctactaaagctcataatagtcacaagcaacacagccagaataagcagcagccatagtagtgtttcaaaatagtatttttgttgttgtttttttcttcaagataccgcagtgtataaaagtgatcaagtcatcacaaaaatcacgaaaaaaatccttatataagccgcacctgactataagccgcagggttcaaaattttggaaaaaagtcgcggcttatagtccggaatttacggtactctagagcagcgttccccaacctttttcgtgacacggttaggtgtcggacaaattttaccggggggggggggggggggggcgtggtgacgtcagtgcctctccagtcatgaacctcactgCACGTCACTGTCACCTTGGTATCATGATGATATCATAGTGGGGTTTGTAATGGCATCCCAATGAAGTCATGGCTGgtaggatgatgatgatgtcacggcAACTTCAAAACAGCGAGGTTAGATGTCCCTAGCAAGTATGAGAACTACTCGTTAGCATagcatttacctgacatgatGCCGTCACGTATCGCTGGACGCGCACCGTCACGTCATGTCGATATTTCAAGACTGCTGCCTCTTTCTcgcgcgcacacatacacgcacacacacacgcacacacacgaacgAAGGGGCGCTCACGCAAAGAGAATAGATTTTTCTTCCTACCGCCGGGCGAGAGATTCTTCATCGCCATCTTCATCTTTCTCATCTTCATAAGAAAGTCGTGAACGACTGACGCATtgatcctcctcttcttcctcctcctcgtcctcattGAGCAGTTTAACCCTTAGCTGGCTGCATCCGAGTCACGTGGCTACGTTAGCATCAGCATGTAACTTGACTGTCTGTCACTATGACAACCGAGAACAGCCACTTGTTTGCAGGTGCCTAAAGCCGTACCCACCGACGAATCAGCTCGAGCCGTGAGAGTGCAGGTGTCTAAACACACTAATTTTTGCTTCCTTTATTCATGAGCTGTTTTTGCGGGGAGCTCCAGGCGCACTTGTGCACAAGTCAGGCGCAGCTTGATGTGCCACACCTGTGAGATGAGTTGTATTTTAACAGCTTTGGAGAGCTTTGTGTGCAGTATTTGCGAGAAAGGCCTTTGTGTACACGGGAACGGGTTAGTGAGGTCAGTGCCAAAAGTCAAGTGTGCGCGCTTgccaaaaagggaaaaagggcaaataatttttattgtttttcgtAAGTATTTTGTGgcatatttaaaaactacagtacagaaataaatattgaaagaatgaaatgatgatgtaaatgaaatacggtacataacATGCATAAACCGTTTATGTATGTGTTATATATCGTATTTCATTTACACCATCGTCGTTTATGATAAACGGTACATAAACACCGCATGACACgttgaaatgatttttgttgGTCTTCGTGGTTTTTCGCTTGATGTCCCGGTCGACCTCCAGGTCGGCAGTTGGCGACATATCGCTGTTGCTGTGCACCATCTGCCGCCATTTCTGCCGGAGCCGGATTGTTGGCGGAAATGAAGCCAGGATGCTGCCAGTTGGCTTGAAGCAAACATTCGACGGTAAATTATCTTCTTTTACTGTTTCTACGTCTTCGACCCTTTGAAACAGACATTTGTTCAACAATTTGGGACATCGATTCTTGCTGTCATTTACAAGCGCAGTGGCATTTATTCTGACTGGCTTTTTCCTGCTGTCGTGCATAACGTTCCAGACTTTTAGTGACGGAGCAAAACGTCCTCATCATATTTGACGGCTCAAGCGACACAAGCACATCTCAGTTGCCGTTTATTTTTGTcgctttatttttagtttgtttcACCGTTGGCTCATGCTCTTGTATAACGCAAGTAGTTGATTCGCGTTCAATAAATCTGTCCTCCGTGGTGAGAGATGGCCTGCATAGTTAGGTTTGATGAATCCCTCAACGGTCATAATAAAATAACTGCATAACTTGTCTGTCTTCGTGTCGATAGATCGAGAGTAGAAATACAAACCAAGtatctgtt
This DNA window, taken from Syngnathus acus chromosome 16, fSynAcu1.2, whole genome shotgun sequence, encodes the following:
- the LOC119136440 gene encoding ankyrin repeat domain-containing protein 34A translates to MGDAERPQMEGNALLKAVFQGKLRLTRLLLEGGAYVNEGNELGQTPVSAACLADYEDPQTRLRMVRYLLEKGADPNIPDKSGRTALMHACAKQAGKEAVSLLMENGADPSLKDYSGCSALMHALNKGDRDTLQVLLDACRAKGKEVIIITTDTSPSGTKKTKQYLNSPPSPGVADKVSPECTPAACMSPSDVEIVTSSPAGCDTGGDEDRIFSFPLASALPLLDSRPQGDKRAAAAAAPPRKLLKRLNSEPWGLVAPFASGGLPQESVRGLLEEAEGVCRLSHRINGLCLSESARPQLSRRHSIETHEPCSPEGMEQPCSEVLTHSSWVDKVQQHQTLHCRKPPPESQEHAAGPQSLVYPKLTRTEYYEADGHAGPESIPASPESRRVSVERRRYNASPLSLVASSSRESLENIPNPVSPAAARRRSPGLLERRGSGTLLLDRIAHTRPGFLPPLNINLQRPIPDIRCNSKPPSPVHGAHKIWVPVVPASPKRGPDFKVKKKLTRRHSMQTEQMKQLSTFQEILAEKVMESNEAVTVGPGDC